One window of the Candidatus Jettenia sp. genome contains the following:
- a CDS encoding SRPBCC family protein, whose translation MEKIEKSIEVNVPVHLVYSQWVEFEAFPRFMEGVKEVQKLDDNRLRWRAEIRGKEVEWDAQITRQTPDEVIAWVSISGIQNCGTVTFKSTDQNKTRITLTMEIEPNGNTEDFVRVVSGQIEGDMKHFKEFIEERGEIGTETES comes from the coding sequence GTGGAAAAAATTGAAAAATCGATAGAGGTTAATGTACCGGTGCATCTGGTGTATAGCCAATGGGTCGAGTTTGAAGCTTTCCCCCGTTTTATGGAAGGTGTGAAAGAAGTACAAAAACTCGATGACAATCGGCTGCGCTGGCGTGCAGAGATTAGGGGTAAAGAAGTGGAATGGGATGCTCAAATTACTCGCCAGACTCCCGATGAAGTTATTGCATGGGTAAGTATTTCGGGTATACAAAACTGTGGCACTGTTACATTCAAGAGTACCGATCAAAACAAGACACGTATTACCTTGACTATGGAAATAGAACCTAACGGAAATACTGAAGATTTCGTAAGGGTAGTGTCAGGCCAAATAGAAGGCGATATGAAGCACTTTAAGGAGTTTATCGAGGAACGCGGAGAGATTGGAACAGAGACAGAAAGCTAA
- a CDS encoding type II toxin-antitoxin system RelE/ParE family toxin produces the protein MEIKYSEKSVKQIEKIHKGDKKSAEKILKTIETYAKNPSGNFDIKVLKGKYENFKRLRIRDFRVIFQEDKNDMLIYEIKHRKEAYND, from the coding sequence ATGGAAATAAAATATTCCGAAAAATCTGTAAAACAGATCGAAAAAATCCATAAAGGTGATAAAAAAAGTGCTGAAAAAATATTAAAAACAATAGAAACCTATGCCAAAAATCCTTCTGGAAATTTTGATATAAAAGTATTAAAAGGAAAATATGAAAATTTTAAAAGACTTCGCATAAGAGATTTTAGAGTTATATTCCAAGAAGATAAGAACGATATGCTAATTTATGAAATAAAGCATAGAAAGGAAGCTTATAATGATTAA
- a CDS encoding S24 family peptidase: MKKSLKDNYLDLSKKFGGPYTLESKGIKRGIIQSILKGSMPKINEAYEVAKALGVSLERLLIGEDRHIFSTEEQKINKENGYIVPMIDGNISGGTGSIPLEDITEKFWIPKKYLPSPAGYDCRYVTIKVKGYSMEPLIEDGDIVLIDRVKNDLKNIQENSIYAVRKDDLYYVKHLHYEEKEKKLQLISASPYFIREHGFEYINLKEIENNPIIGKVIFSFRKWK; the protein is encoded by the coding sequence ATGAAGAAGTCATTAAAAGATAACTACTTAGATTTATCAAAAAAATTTGGTGGTCCTTATACTTTGGAATCAAAAGGTATTAAAAGAGGTATAATCCAAAGTATTTTAAAAGGTAGTATGCCTAAAATTAACGAGGCTTACGAAGTCGCTAAAGCCTTAGGTGTATCACTAGAAAGACTCCTTATAGGAGAAGATCGTCATATTTTCTCAACTGAAGAACAAAAAATTAATAAGGAGAATGGTTACATAGTACCAATGATTGATGGTAATATTTCAGGTGGTACCGGAAGTATTCCTTTAGAAGATATTACAGAAAAGTTCTGGATACCAAAAAAGTATCTTCCGTCACCAGCAGGATATGATTGCAGATATGTAACTATAAAAGTTAAAGGGTATTCTATGGAACCTCTTATAGAGGATGGAGATATTGTACTTATTGATAGAGTTAAGAACGATTTAAAAAATATTCAGGAGAACAGTATCTATGCAGTTAGAAAAGATGATTTATATTATGTAAAGCATTTACACTATGAAGAGAAGGAAAAGAAGCTGCAGCTCATTAGTGCTAGCCCTTACTTTATTAGAGAACACGGATTTGAATATATTAATCTTAAAGAAATAGAAAATAATCCAATTATAGGCAAAGTAATCTTTAGTTTCAGAAAATGGAAATAA
- a CDS encoding helix-turn-helix domain-containing protein, giving the protein MEELITIDGLSKLIPFKMSTLRRMCRLCQIPHFKIGGVYFFRQAEIEKWLESKKQKVVDKIKIELVRQVKIR; this is encoded by the coding sequence ATGGAAGAGCTTATAACAATAGATGGGTTATCGAAGTTAATACCGTTCAAGATGTCAACGTTAAGGCGTATGTGTAGATTATGTCAAATTCCTCATTTTAAGATCGGTGGTGTATATTTCTTTAGGCAAGCAGAAATTGAGAAGTGGCTTGAATCTAAGAAACAGAAGGTAGTTGATAAGATTAAGATTGAGTTAGTGAGACAAGTAAAGATTAGGTAA